CCGTCGAAATGGTCTATTCCAAATATTTcctattaatttattttccaGCGCTTACCCTTCATCATATGTTCATGACACTATccaaataaatcttttattattactCCGTCTTCTATTTCAGATCAGACATCGTGTCTGatcatatataatattgttttgttttaaaaaatttggagTTGAGCgcttaatttatttataattaagaccatattttatttaaatttttatattttttgctGTTAGATAAGACACatagaataaattttgttttgtataaaaccattttgtttcttttgtTGTGAACAAAATCATTCTCGTATTTGTTCATGGCTTTGTTTGACatgtaaaatcaaatattccTACATTTTTTACTGTTACATAGGAGCCCTCTGTAAATTTCACATTATTTCATAATTTAGATAATAAGCTCAACTAATACATGTTTTATAACTTGTGCagtttaaataatatgatcttgttttcttaatattttcttttgttttttccACCCCTATGTCTTCACACATTTTACTCTCggatattaaatttattaaatctaatattgagaataaattttcacAAGATTTCTCTTACATATTTGATAGTTCTTATGATGTCCCCAAAAccaatgtatttttattattaaaatatcaagattattttataaatctattaGATTATacaagatattttaaaacaaaggaagaacatttttttttaagttacGATTCACTACTTTCTTCTTATATGATAGAATTAAATGTAACATTGACAGAGTATGGTATAGAAATACACATTTCAGGTATTTCTACTAAAATAGTAGAGATATGTTCTTTGTtcattgaatttttattcaaaaacaaAGACGCAGATAGAAGCTCTTTAGTGcttttcaaaattaaaaataatttgataCGTGAAAAATTTGCACAATCttataaaagattattCCAGAAGTTgaaatctttatttattgaaGATTACAGTATGTCGGAGGATATGTTGAATGATATTTCGAAAATTGAGAATTCAAGTAATGATACTAATAGCAATCTTGAggataaaattatcaataaTATTGTCAATTCGGATAATTTTAGATGTGAAATATATGTAATTGGGAACATTCTTTTAGAAGAAGCCGAgtgtattaaaaatatagtcAACTCTAAAAGTAATATCTCATTTAATACCAAAAATGGTTTAATAGCATGCGAGGAATTTGTAGATTCTTATGATGTAAGTAATAATGCCTGtggattattttttcctacAAATAAAACCACTGATCTAAAGAACAAAGTCATTTCAtcatttattgtaaattcaGTTAGTGAAATATTCTTCGATCAACTACGTACAAACGAGGAATTTGGTTATGTAGTGAGTGCTAATACTTACAAAATCCTAGATCAGGAATTTATCTATTTCGTAGTACAAAGTGAACGAGATGTAAAAGATATTAAAGacagaatatttaaatttattgaatttactaaaaaatacttaaagGAAATGAAGGAAGAagagtttttaaatagGAAAGAGGCTATTAGAGATCATTTTAGTGAATCTCATAAAAATCTGAGCAGTTAtagcaattttttatatacaaagGGAATTTGCGGGCTTAATGGtttgaaatataaagaagaaattgttcaatatattgaaaatatgaAACTAAATGAAGTTATAGATAGTAAAATGCTTGAGAAATGTATTGTTATTTCAacaaaaaggaaaaaataaattactttgacttcaaatatttactaGTTGCTTAAGCTGACCTCAAGCTTGCGTCTAAACTGGGACACCAGAATAAGACTGGAAAGTTAATAAATGTAAACCTCTTAGCATTTGCAAAGTAATGAACTTTAGAAGTTACTCAATAACTTATGAAATTAGAAGATGTGATCATATATACAGccttctttaaaatttaaacatcgttaatttttataataataaataattataatgagaaaaaaaaacttgcAGTAGTTTACCACAATACATTTTGCGATTCAATACAATAAATACTACgtgtattaaattttttggcACTACATATTTAATAGCTAACCTCAATCCCAACTTGGAATTGATTTGTAAAACAAGATGCCTTAAGATTGTGGTGCAgcattaaaatattctgTATAtcgaaattaaaaatgtaaacAGGAAACCTCTATAAGTCTAAAAACCACAAAATTGGCTTAGAGGTACAATCTACATGGCTTTAAAGAGTAACAGTAGtcaattgaaaaaaaattctataataACACAAACACCATTTTGCCTGTTAAAGGTTATGGACTAACGGCGCTGTTAGATAAAACGAAAGATCGGGGACttgtaatataaaattccaTTTAACGTCCGTCAGTAATTACATCAAA
Above is a window of Vairimorpha necatrix chromosome 2, complete sequence DNA encoding:
- a CDS encoding zinc protease, producing MSSHILLSDIKFIKSNIENKFSQDFSYIFDSSYDVPKTNVFLLLKYQDYFINLLDYTRYFKTKEEHFFLSYDSLLSSYMIELNVTLTEYGIEIHISGISTKIVEICSLFIEFLFKNKDADRSSLVLFKIKNNLIREKFAQSYKRLFQKLKSLFIEDYSMSEDMLNDISKIENSSNDTNSNLEDKIINNIVNSDNFRCEIYVIGNILLEEAECIKNIVNSKSNISFNTKNGLIACEEFVDSYDVSNNACGLFFPTNKTTDLKNKVISSFIVNSVSEIFFDQLRTNEEFGYVVSANTYKILDQEFIYFVVQSERDVKDIKDRIFKFIEFTKKYLKEMKEEEFLNRKEAIRDHFSESHKNLSSYSNFLYTKGICGLNGLKYKEEIVQYIENMKLNEVIDSKMLEKCIVISTKRKK